One segment of Thermococcus profundus DNA contains the following:
- a CDS encoding DUF1850 domain-containing protein, whose translation MRPLRKFLFFFLFAVAGLGFLFPSYCLSISDGSSERVYPLGDLNVTIDYIHSVERSEVIEVLEVNSSGIYARQMWWKDFGAGLPEDFQTIRNGFYFKEINIPLGKSLDFWFIPLNRARIYVNGRLALKPAGDTLVSFRVERCFLIQKIVGRC comes from the coding sequence GTGAGGCCGTTGAGAAAGTTTCTTTTCTTTTTTCTGTTCGCCGTTGCTGGTCTGGGTTTTCTGTTCCCGTCTTACTGCCTGAGCATAAGCGACGGCAGTTCCGAGAGGGTTTATCCCCTCGGCGATCTCAATGTAACGATAGATTACATCCACAGTGTTGAGAGGAGTGAAGTTATAGAAGTTCTCGAGGTGAACTCCAGCGGGATATACGCTAGGCAGATGTGGTGGAAGGACTTTGGTGCCGGCCTTCCCGAGGACTTCCAAACAATAAGGAACGGATTTTATTTTAAGGAGATAAACATCCCGCTTGGGAAAAGCCTTGATTTCTGGTTCATCCCCCTTAACAGGGCCAGGATATACGTGAACGGTAGACTGGCCCTCAAGCCTGCCGGTGATACCCTGGTCAGCTTCAGGGTTGAAAGATGCTTCCTCATCCAGAAAATAGTTGGGAGGTGTTAA
- a CDS encoding TAXI family TRAP transporter solute-binding subunit: MKWTAVGLIVVLVFAAVAAGCIGGGGEKTSTSGAPPTTTSGGQTTKSTSSSSSSTGTYSGTITIYTGGTSGVYFPLGSKYAEILNKNGVSAKAVTSGASVTNAKAIGEGKAQAVILQNDVAYYAYKGIYMFDGKAVKKLRGVAALYPETVQFVVRANSDIKSLQDLKGKRVAIGAPGSGTAVAAEQILKAAGVWDSIDKINQKFSEAAQSLKLGQIDAAVIVSGAPTPAVNQIAVQTPVRVLPIPDDILAKLKDQGYIFYVRQVLPKDTYNGMKEDTPTVAVKAMLAVSADLPDDLVYKMTKILFDNLDELHKVHAKTKYISLDTALDGMSIPLHPGAIKYYEEKGITVPDNLKP; the protein is encoded by the coding sequence ATGAAGTGGACTGCAGTTGGTTTGATAGTTGTGTTGGTGTTTGCGGCCGTGGCCGCGGGCTGTATAGGCGGCGGTGGTGAAAAGACGTCCACTAGTGGGGCTCCACCAACCACCACTAGTGGGGGCCAGACCACCAAGAGCACTTCCAGCAGCTCCAGCTCAACCGGCACCTATAGTGGAACGATAACCATATACACCGGAGGCACGAGCGGTGTTTACTTCCCGCTTGGGTCCAAGTACGCCGAGATACTGAATAAGAACGGGGTCAGCGCCAAGGCAGTGACGAGCGGGGCCAGCGTCACCAACGCCAAGGCGATTGGAGAGGGTAAAGCCCAGGCCGTTATACTCCAGAACGACGTTGCCTATTACGCGTACAAGGGCATATACATGTTTGACGGTAAGGCCGTTAAGAAGCTCCGCGGCGTTGCCGCCCTCTACCCAGAGACCGTTCAGTTCGTTGTGAGGGCGAACAGTGACATCAAGAGCCTCCAGGATCTCAAGGGCAAGAGGGTTGCCATAGGCGCCCCCGGAAGCGGTACTGCCGTTGCCGCCGAGCAGATCCTCAAGGCTGCGGGCGTCTGGGACAGCATAGACAAGATCAACCAGAAGTTCAGTGAGGCCGCCCAGAGCCTCAAGCTCGGCCAGATCGACGCCGCTGTTATAGTGTCCGGAGCCCCGACCCCTGCGGTCAACCAGATAGCCGTTCAGACTCCGGTCAGGGTTCTCCCAATTCCGGACGATATCCTGGCCAAGCTCAAGGATCAGGGCTACATATTCTACGTCAGGCAGGTTCTCCCCAAGGACACCTACAACGGCATGAAGGAGGACACCCCGACGGTTGCCGTTAAGGCGATGCTCGCCGTCAGCGCCGACCTTCCGGACGACCTCGTTTACAAGATGACCAAGATACTCTTCGACAACCTCGACGAGCTCCACAAAGTACACGCCAAGACCAAGTACATAAGCCTCGACACTGCCCTCGACGGTATGAGCATCCCGCTCCACCCAGGGGCCATCAAGTACTACGAGGAGAAGGGAATCACCGTACCGGACAACCTTAAGCCGTGA
- the hxlAB gene encoding bifunctional 3-hexulose-6-phosphate synthase/6-phospho-3-hexuloisomerase, protein MILQVALDLTDIDQALSIAEKAARGGAHWLEVGTPLIKKEGMRAVELMKRRFPDRKIVADLKTMDTGALEVEMAARHGADVVSILGVADDKTILDAVEVARRYGIRVMVDLIGVKDKVKRAKELERMGVHYILVHTGIDEQVQGKSPLEDLEKVVKAVKVPVAVAGGLNLETIPKVIELGATIIIVGGAITKAENPEKITRQIIDLFWGEYMMTIKKAMVDILDHIKGVAEGLKLEQVRGFVDAMIGANKIFIYGAGRSGLVGKAFAMRLMHLDFNVYVVGETITPAFEPGDLLVAISGSGETKSIVDAAQIARAEGGKVVAITSYANSTLGKLADVVLEIPGRTKSDVPTDYIARQMLTKYKWIAPMGTLFEDSTMILLDGIIALLMATFQKTEKDMKRKHATLE, encoded by the coding sequence ATGATACTCCAGGTTGCACTTGATCTGACTGATATAGATCAGGCTCTTTCTATAGCCGAGAAGGCCGCACGCGGAGGGGCCCACTGGCTCGAAGTAGGGACACCGCTCATTAAAAAGGAGGGCATGCGCGCGGTCGAGCTCATGAAGCGCCGCTTCCCGGACAGGAAGATCGTCGCCGACCTAAAGACGATGGACACGGGCGCCCTCGAAGTCGAGATGGCCGCGAGGCACGGTGCGGACGTGGTCTCGATTCTCGGAGTTGCCGACGACAAAACCATACTGGACGCCGTCGAAGTGGCGAGGCGCTACGGCATAAGGGTCATGGTCGACCTCATAGGCGTCAAGGACAAAGTGAAGCGCGCCAAAGAGCTTGAGAGGATGGGAGTTCACTACATCCTCGTCCACACTGGAATAGACGAGCAGGTTCAGGGCAAGAGCCCGTTGGAGGATCTCGAAAAAGTTGTCAAAGCTGTAAAGGTTCCAGTGGCGGTAGCGGGCGGCCTCAACCTTGAAACGATACCCAAGGTTATAGAGCTCGGAGCCACGATAATCATAGTTGGCGGAGCCATAACCAAGGCCGAGAACCCGGAGAAGATAACGAGGCAGATCATAGACCTCTTCTGGGGAGAGTACATGATGACAATAAAGAAGGCCATGGTTGACATCCTCGACCACATAAAGGGCGTCGCAGAGGGACTCAAGCTGGAGCAGGTCCGCGGCTTCGTCGATGCCATGATAGGCGCCAACAAGATCTTCATCTACGGCGCCGGAAGGAGCGGTTTAGTTGGAAAAGCCTTCGCAATGAGGCTCATGCACCTCGACTTCAACGTCTACGTGGTTGGCGAGACAATAACACCAGCCTTCGAGCCGGGGGATCTGCTCGTAGCCATCAGCGGCTCAGGCGAGACGAAGAGCATCGTCGATGCGGCGCAGATAGCGAGGGCAGAAGGAGGCAAAGTGGTGGCGATAACCTCCTACGCCAACTCAACCCTCGGAAAGCTCGCCGATGTCGTCCTGGAGATCCCCGGAAGGACGAAGAGCGACGTCCCAACCGACTACATAGCCCGTCAGATGCTCACAAAGTACAAGTGGATAGCCCCGATGGGAACCCTCTTCGAGGACTCCACGATGATACTCCTAGACGGCATCATAGCACTCCTCATGGCCACCTTCCAGAAGACGGAGAAGGACATGAAGAGGAAGC